From Triticum aestivum cultivar Chinese Spring chromosome 4A, IWGSC CS RefSeq v2.1, whole genome shotgun sequence, a single genomic window includes:
- the LOC123088648 gene encoding signal peptide peptidase-like 2 isoform X9 has translation MAAALRRRDLLLPLPAVAALLLLLLPLAGRAAADSPGCSNKLQPVKLKKNWVSGTQGTTVAVMSATFGATLPTTVNEAQRTCAALTDPLDRCSNTASELTVPVALATRGQCALTAQAETAQPAADDGELHKMVCSASDPSINEPSRPVVDPSLCFLFIMAVGTIVCSSLWGEFVACQPIDERYNQLTWQQGPNSGTNDRQDKQIIEITAKRASFQIVGCSVLLLLFYFMSSWVAWLLIVLFCIGGIQGMHVCLVTIISRIYKDWRNKTVQLPLYGEVLTLSLGVAPFCTVFVILWAAYRHSSFAWIGQDILGICWMINIIQKEHLPNIRVASVLLGASFVYDIFWVFISPLIFHESVMFAVASGGSSGEVIPMLLRIPRFFDPLGGYAMLGFGDIISPGQLIAFSYSTKKRREYHSC, from the exons ATGGCGGCGGCCCTCCGCCGTCGCGACCTCCTCCTGCCGCTGCCGGCGGTCGccgccctgctgctgctgctgcttcccctCGCCGGACGCGCGGCGGCCGACTCCCCCGGCTGCTCCAACAAGCTCCAGCCG GTTAAGCTGAAGAAGAACTGGGTGAGTGGAACCCAGGGCACGACCGTTGCTGTAATGAGCGCGACATTCGGAGCCACCTTGCCCACAACTGTCAACGAGGCTCAGAGAACATGCGCTGCCCTCACCGACCCTCTTGACCGCTGCTCCAATACAGCCTCAGAG TTAACGGTTCCTGTCGCCTTAGCGACACGTGGACAGTGTGCTCTCACCGCTCAAGCAGAAACTGCACAGCCTGCTGCTGATGACGGAG AGCTTCATAAGATGGTTTGCAGTGCCAGTGATCCTTCAATTAATGAGCCAAGTCGTCCGGTTGTGGACCCTTCACTATGCTTCTTGTTCATAATGGCTGTAGGAACTATAGTCTGCTCCTCACTCTGGGGTGAATTCGTTGCATGCCAACCGATTGATGAGCGTTATAATCAGCTGACATGGCAG CAGGGACCGAATTCTGGGACAAACGACAGACAAGATAAACAAATCATTGAAATCACCGCAAAGAGAGCTAGTTTTCAAATTGTAGGATGTTCAGTTCTCCTTCTCCTGTTCTACTTCATGTCGTCTTGGGTCGCCTGGCTACTCATTGTATTGTTCTGCATTGGTGGTATTCAA GGTATGCATGTTTGCTTGGTGACAATTATCTCTAG GATTTATAAGGATTGGAGAAATAAAACTGTACAATTGCCGTTGTACGGGGAGGTCTTAACCTTGTCTCTTGGAGTGGCACCATTCTGTACGGTATTTGTCATTCTATGGGCTGCTTATCGGCATTCTTCGTTTGCTTGGATAGGTCAAGACATCCTT GGTATCTGCTGGATGATAAACATAATTCAGAAGGAGCATTTACCTAATATCAGG GTTGCATCGGTTCTCCTTGGTGCTTCATTTGTGTATGACATCTTCTGGGTCTTCATTTCACCTCTTATATTCCATGAGAGTGTTATGTTTGCA GTTGCAAGTGGTGGCAGCTCAGGGGAAGTGATTCCGATGCTCCTAAGAATACCTCGTTTCTTTGATCCATTGGGTGGATACGCCATGTTAGGCTTTGGTGATATTATTTCCCCTGGACAGCTCATCGCATTCAGCTACAG tacaaagaaacggagggagtaccattcaTGCTAA
- the LOC123088648 gene encoding signal peptide peptidase-like 2 isoform X5 — MAAALRRRDLLLPLPAVAALLLLLLPLAGRAAADSPGCSNKLQPVKLKKNWVSGTQGTTVAVMSATFGATLPTTVNEAQRTCAALTDPLDRCSNTASELTVPVALATRGQCALTAQAETAQPAADDGELHKMVCSASDPSINEPSRPVVDPSLCFLFIMAVGTIVCSSLWGEFVACQPIDERYNQLTWQQGPNSGTNDRQDKQIIEITAKRASFQIVGCSVLLLLFYFMSSWVAWLLIVLFCIGGIQGMHVCLVTIISRIYKDWRNKTVQLPLYGEVLTLSLGVAPFCTVFVILWAAYRHSSFAWIGQDILGICWMINIIQKEHLPNIRVASVLLGASFVYDIFWVFISPLIFHESVMFAVASGGSSGEVIPMLLRIPRFFDPLGGYAMLGFGDIISPGQLIAFSYRFDRAAKKGIMNGYFLWLTVGYVVGLFLACLGIFLMDGHGQPAMMYLVPCTLEAGTSAYRPKTFYQP; from the exons ATGGCGGCGGCCCTCCGCCGTCGCGACCTCCTCCTGCCGCTGCCGGCGGTCGccgccctgctgctgctgctgcttcccctCGCCGGACGCGCGGCGGCCGACTCCCCCGGCTGCTCCAACAAGCTCCAGCCG GTTAAGCTGAAGAAGAACTGGGTGAGTGGAACCCAGGGCACGACCGTTGCTGTAATGAGCGCGACATTCGGAGCCACCTTGCCCACAACTGTCAACGAGGCTCAGAGAACATGCGCTGCCCTCACCGACCCTCTTGACCGCTGCTCCAATACAGCCTCAGAG TTAACGGTTCCTGTCGCCTTAGCGACACGTGGACAGTGTGCTCTCACCGCTCAAGCAGAAACTGCACAGCCTGCTGCTGATGACGGAG AGCTTCATAAGATGGTTTGCAGTGCCAGTGATCCTTCAATTAATGAGCCAAGTCGTCCGGTTGTGGACCCTTCACTATGCTTCTTGTTCATAATGGCTGTAGGAACTATAGTCTGCTCCTCACTCTGGGGTGAATTCGTTGCATGCCAACCGATTGATGAGCGTTATAATCAGCTGACATGGCAG CAGGGACCGAATTCTGGGACAAACGACAGACAAGATAAACAAATCATTGAAATCACCGCAAAGAGAGCTAGTTTTCAAATTGTAGGATGTTCAGTTCTCCTTCTCCTGTTCTACTTCATGTCGTCTTGGGTCGCCTGGCTACTCATTGTATTGTTCTGCATTGGTGGTATTCAA GGTATGCATGTTTGCTTGGTGACAATTATCTCTAG GATTTATAAGGATTGGAGAAATAAAACTGTACAATTGCCGTTGTACGGGGAGGTCTTAACCTTGTCTCTTGGAGTGGCACCATTCTGTACGGTATTTGTCATTCTATGGGCTGCTTATCGGCATTCTTCGTTTGCTTGGATAGGTCAAGACATCCTT GGTATCTGCTGGATGATAAACATAATTCAGAAGGAGCATTTACCTAATATCAGG GTTGCATCGGTTCTCCTTGGTGCTTCATTTGTGTATGACATCTTCTGGGTCTTCATTTCACCTCTTATATTCCATGAGAGTGTTATGTTTGCA GTTGCAAGTGGTGGCAGCTCAGGGGAAGTGATTCCGATGCTCCTAAGAATACCTCGTTTCTTTGATCCATTGGGTGGATACGCCATGTTAGGCTTTGGTGATATTATTTCCCCTGGACAGCTCATCGCATTCAGCTACAG ATTTGACAGGGCAGCCAAAAAAGGTATCATGAATGGATATTTTTTATGGCTGACCGTGGGATATGTTGTCG GCCTTTTCCTTGCCTGTCTTGGGATCTTCCTAATGGATGGCCATGGTCAACCAGCGATGATGTACCTAGTACCATGCACCCTAG AGGCTGGTACTTCAGCATATCGTCCAAAGACCTTCTATCAACCATGA
- the LOC123088648 gene encoding signal peptide peptidase-like 2 isoform X10: MAAALRRRDLLLPLPAVAALLLLLLPLAGRAAADSPGCSNKLQPVKLKKNWVSGTQGTTVAVMSATFGATLPTTVNEAQRTCAALTDPLDRCSNTASELTVPVALATRGQCALTAQAETAQPAADDGELHKMVCSASDPSINEPSRPVVDPSLCFLFIMAVGTIVCSSLWGEFVACQPIDERYNQLTWQQGPNSGTNDRQDKQIIEITAKRASFQIVGCSVLLLLFYFMSSWVAWLLIVLFCIGGIQGMHVCLVTIISRIYKDWRNKTVQLPLYGEVLTLSLGVAPFCTVFVILWAAYRHSSFAWIGQDILGICWMINIIQKEHLPNIRVASVLLGASFVSQVASGGSSGEVIPMLLRIPRFFDPLGGYAMLGFGDIISPGQLIAFSYSTKKRREYHSC, encoded by the exons ATGGCGGCGGCCCTCCGCCGTCGCGACCTCCTCCTGCCGCTGCCGGCGGTCGccgccctgctgctgctgctgcttcccctCGCCGGACGCGCGGCGGCCGACTCCCCCGGCTGCTCCAACAAGCTCCAGCCG GTTAAGCTGAAGAAGAACTGGGTGAGTGGAACCCAGGGCACGACCGTTGCTGTAATGAGCGCGACATTCGGAGCCACCTTGCCCACAACTGTCAACGAGGCTCAGAGAACATGCGCTGCCCTCACCGACCCTCTTGACCGCTGCTCCAATACAGCCTCAGAG TTAACGGTTCCTGTCGCCTTAGCGACACGTGGACAGTGTGCTCTCACCGCTCAAGCAGAAACTGCACAGCCTGCTGCTGATGACGGAG AGCTTCATAAGATGGTTTGCAGTGCCAGTGATCCTTCAATTAATGAGCCAAGTCGTCCGGTTGTGGACCCTTCACTATGCTTCTTGTTCATAATGGCTGTAGGAACTATAGTCTGCTCCTCACTCTGGGGTGAATTCGTTGCATGCCAACCGATTGATGAGCGTTATAATCAGCTGACATGGCAG CAGGGACCGAATTCTGGGACAAACGACAGACAAGATAAACAAATCATTGAAATCACCGCAAAGAGAGCTAGTTTTCAAATTGTAGGATGTTCAGTTCTCCTTCTCCTGTTCTACTTCATGTCGTCTTGGGTCGCCTGGCTACTCATTGTATTGTTCTGCATTGGTGGTATTCAA GGTATGCATGTTTGCTTGGTGACAATTATCTCTAG GATTTATAAGGATTGGAGAAATAAAACTGTACAATTGCCGTTGTACGGGGAGGTCTTAACCTTGTCTCTTGGAGTGGCACCATTCTGTACGGTATTTGTCATTCTATGGGCTGCTTATCGGCATTCTTCGTTTGCTTGGATAGGTCAAGACATCCTT GGTATCTGCTGGATGATAAACATAATTCAGAAGGAGCATTTACCTAATATCAGG GTTGCATCGGTTCTCCTTGGTGCTTCATTTGT CTCCCAGGTTGCAAGTGGTGGCAGCTCAGGGGAAGTGATTCCGATGCTCCTAAGAATACCTCGTTTCTTTGATCCATTGGGTGGATACGCCATGTTAGGCTTTGGTGATATTATTTCCCCTGGACAGCTCATCGCATTCAGCTACAG tacaaagaaacggagggagtaccattcaTGCTAA
- the LOC123088648 gene encoding signal peptide peptidase-like 2 isoform X1 encodes MAAALRRRDLLLPLPAVAALLLLLLPLAGRAAADSPGCSNKLQPVKLKKNWVSGTQGTTVAVMSATFGATLPTTVNEAQRTCAALTDPLDRCSNTASELTVPVALATRGQCALTAQAETAQPAADDGELHKMVCSASDPSINEPSRPVVDPSLCFLFIMAVGTIVCSSLWGEFVACQPIDERYNQLTWQQGPNSGTNDRQDKQIIEITAKRASFQIVGCSVLLLLFYFMSSWVAWLLIVLFCIGGIQGMHVCLVTIISRIYKDWRNKTVQLPLYGEVLTLSLGVAPFCTVFVILWAAYRHSSFAWIGQDILGICWMINIIQKEHLPNIRVASVLLGASFVYDIFWVFISPLIFHESVMFAVASGGSSGEVIPMLLRIPRFFDPLGGYAMLGFGDIISPGQLIAFSYRPFPCLSWDLPNGWPWSTSDDVPSTMHPRSKRHMTEGKSQLTRKVMKRLRRWQVKPKSIKVKDVDVDRTTDLSMPVLAPYTWPCPHIGGGGGILAPILNSCFSNAIIIIIIEICCCYVGNDRKLLEKWPLVFHGLLQRIPHMGLWRVSQISILLCLNWYLVV; translated from the exons ATGGCGGCGGCCCTCCGCCGTCGCGACCTCCTCCTGCCGCTGCCGGCGGTCGccgccctgctgctgctgctgcttcccctCGCCGGACGCGCGGCGGCCGACTCCCCCGGCTGCTCCAACAAGCTCCAGCCG GTTAAGCTGAAGAAGAACTGGGTGAGTGGAACCCAGGGCACGACCGTTGCTGTAATGAGCGCGACATTCGGAGCCACCTTGCCCACAACTGTCAACGAGGCTCAGAGAACATGCGCTGCCCTCACCGACCCTCTTGACCGCTGCTCCAATACAGCCTCAGAG TTAACGGTTCCTGTCGCCTTAGCGACACGTGGACAGTGTGCTCTCACCGCTCAAGCAGAAACTGCACAGCCTGCTGCTGATGACGGAG AGCTTCATAAGATGGTTTGCAGTGCCAGTGATCCTTCAATTAATGAGCCAAGTCGTCCGGTTGTGGACCCTTCACTATGCTTCTTGTTCATAATGGCTGTAGGAACTATAGTCTGCTCCTCACTCTGGGGTGAATTCGTTGCATGCCAACCGATTGATGAGCGTTATAATCAGCTGACATGGCAG CAGGGACCGAATTCTGGGACAAACGACAGACAAGATAAACAAATCATTGAAATCACCGCAAAGAGAGCTAGTTTTCAAATTGTAGGATGTTCAGTTCTCCTTCTCCTGTTCTACTTCATGTCGTCTTGGGTCGCCTGGCTACTCATTGTATTGTTCTGCATTGGTGGTATTCAA GGTATGCATGTTTGCTTGGTGACAATTATCTCTAG GATTTATAAGGATTGGAGAAATAAAACTGTACAATTGCCGTTGTACGGGGAGGTCTTAACCTTGTCTCTTGGAGTGGCACCATTCTGTACGGTATTTGTCATTCTATGGGCTGCTTATCGGCATTCTTCGTTTGCTTGGATAGGTCAAGACATCCTT GGTATCTGCTGGATGATAAACATAATTCAGAAGGAGCATTTACCTAATATCAGG GTTGCATCGGTTCTCCTTGGTGCTTCATTTGTGTATGACATCTTCTGGGTCTTCATTTCACCTCTTATATTCCATGAGAGTGTTATGTTTGCA GTTGCAAGTGGTGGCAGCTCAGGGGAAGTGATTCCGATGCTCCTAAGAATACCTCGTTTCTTTGATCCATTGGGTGGATACGCCATGTTAGGCTTTGGTGATATTATTTCCCCTGGACAGCTCATCGCATTCAGCTACAG GCCTTTTCCTTGCCTGTCTTGGGATCTTCCTAATGGATGGCCATGGTCAACCAGCGATGATGTACCTAGTACCATGCACCCTAG AAGCAAGAGGCATATGACAGAAGGCAAGAGTCAATTGACGAGGAAAGTGATGAAGCGGTTGAGAAGATGGCAA GTGAAACCAAAGAGTATTAAAGTCAAGGATGTCGAT GTTGATAGGACAACTGATCTCTCCATGCCTGTTTTGGCTCCATATACATGGCCTTGCCCccatattgggggggggggggggatccttgCCCCCATATTGAATTCTTGTTTTTCTAAtgctataataataataataatagaaattTGTTGTTGTTATGTAGGAAATGATCGGAAGCTTCTTGAAAAATGGCCCCTTGTGTTTCATGGCTTATTGCAACGTATTCCCCATATGGGCCTTTGGAGAGTATCACAGATTAGTATATTGCTCTGTCTAAATTGGTACCTTGTGGTATGA